The window TAGAAACGACATGCATGTCTAAATGAGCAGCCGCTAACGACTTCAACTGCTCTTCTACCCAGCGACCGGTTCCTACCGGTACGGTACTTTTCATTACGATGATCTTGGAAGTCGTGGAATAGGCAGCAATACTTGCAATGACACTGTTAACTTGGGTCATATCCACATCGCCATTGTCCTCTGTTGGTGTTCCAACAGCAATGAAGATTATATCGGATAAGACAATGGCGTCACTGATTAGCGAAGTAAACGATAGGCGGTGGGCTAGCAGATTGGACGTGACTAGTTCCTTCAGACCAGGTTCATAGATTGGAATATCCCCTTGCTGCAAGCGAGCTATTTTTCCTTCGTCACGAGCAGCGCAAATAACCTGATGCCCCATCTCCGCGAAGCAAGTACCCGATACCAGTCCGACATATCCCGTTCCAATAACCGCAATTCGCTCCATCCAACCTCCCAAGTTCATCGCGTTTCTCTATTTCAATTCCAACTGACGAATCAGAGATAATAGATAGGCTTTTACTTGGTCCTGTAAATCCGGACGCTGCAAGGCTAGCTCGATGGTCGCTTCAATGTATCCCATCTTATCACCAACGTCGTAGCGCTTAGCTTGCATCAGATAGGCAGCCATTTGCTGCTGCCTGTTGAGTACACGCAAAGCGTCGGTCAATTGAATTTCGCCGCCGCGGCCAGGCTCTTGTCTCTCCAAAATACCGAAAATTTCCGGCATAATGATATATCGCCCAATAACGGCTAAATTCGAAGGTGCCTGATCACGGTCCGGCTTCTCAACCAGATCTTCGATCAACTGGTACTTGTCCAGGCTACTTGAGGGGGAGACGATACCATACTTACTTACATCTTCCCAAGGCACTTCTTGCACAGCAATGACGGACGTTTCGGATTGTTCATAAATGTCCATCATTTGCTTAAGTCCTGGCGGTGAGGATTGGAGGATATCATCGCCAAGCAGAACCGCGAATGGCTCATCCCCAATAAATTTACGGGCACACAGAATCGCGTGACCAAGTCCAAGGGGCTGCTTTTGCCGAATGTAATGAACATCGGCCAGATTCGAAACGGATTGCACGATTTCCAGAAGCTGCGTGCTACCTTTTTCCTCCAACATCATCTCAAGTTCAACTGATTTATCAAAATGATCTTCAATTGCACGCTTATTGCGTCCAGTGACAATAATAATATCTTCAATGCCAGATTCGATCGCTTCTTCCACGATATATTGAATGGCTGGTTTATCAACGATAGGCAGCATCTCTTTGGGCTGCGCTTTTGTAGCTGGCAGGAAACGAGTTCCCAGACCTGCTGCAGGGATAATAGCTTTGCGAATTTTCTTCATGTACGCTGCTCCTTCTCTGGCTTGAGGCTTTGTAAAACATCGATTCCTATTCGCCTCGAACCGATAGGTGCGTGGAATACTACACCGCCTCGCTCACCATGGAAATCGGAACCAGCCGTTATGAGAAGTCCGGAGCGCTGTGCAAGGCTGAGATATTTCGCCTCTTCTTCCGGCGTATGGTCTGAGTGATAGACTTCAATACCGTCCAAGCCTTGATGGATAATTGCCTCTACAAGGGCATCATCATGGTAAATACCCGGGTGTGCAAGGACGGCCTTTCCTCCCGCTTCTTGAATCCACC is drawn from Paenibacillus sp. V4I7 and contains these coding sequences:
- the galU gene encoding UTP--glucose-1-phosphate uridylyltransferase GalU, giving the protein MKKIRKAIIPAAGLGTRFLPATKAQPKEMLPIVDKPAIQYIVEEAIESGIEDIIIVTGRNKRAIEDHFDKSVELEMMLEEKGSTQLLEIVQSVSNLADVHYIRQKQPLGLGHAILCARKFIGDEPFAVLLGDDILQSSPPGLKQMMDIYEQSETSVIAVQEVPWEDVSKYGIVSPSSSLDKYQLIEDLVEKPDRDQAPSNLAVIGRYIIMPEIFGILERQEPGRGGEIQLTDALRVLNRQQQMAAYLMQAKRYDVGDKMGYIEATIELALQRPDLQDQVKAYLLSLIRQLELK